Proteins from a single region of Bacillota bacterium:
- a CDS encoding HAMP domain-containing histidine kinase, protein MWYGASLFALSLLLPVFVNSNSLCLVSLLTRALEESEVAVLLDACVRLVVMNTLRAVPIYLGAMTLADVMRRGQRGAGQTGGAGAQSERKAVVIKRVWGTFGYILVPVCVVPLVYWLIQQIYGITYDFRMPAVLSILAVVATLGISGTRVTRSRWEAVVIVTELLFGFQWLDIVPFLTGLGFGHGELSWDVKAAAEVLGAAPLLNTFALIIASAFIANGVITAKFMVDYHELLRLSEVERARSVEIERMKSEAALARNYREMHALMHDLRTPLTTIQGLASAMADFPSGSPVVGRHARQISLAADRMDMMIRELMSGGFMRRLSGREVADRLAAHLPEEKTGGRVRIEVGEALPDVMANEVRLVRALTNLTDNAIDAGAKSVTVRFDRCGDDLSIIVTDDGEGMSADVLERCFEEGYSTKGSTGMGLAFVRQVVTEHGGAVTIDSSEGLGTRCRIVLPGADPAMAHESQLVECDAGCPQARGS, encoded by the coding sequence ATGTGGTACGGCGCATCCTTGTTCGCGCTGTCTCTCTTGCTGCCCGTCTTCGTCAATTCGAACAGCCTGTGCCTTGTTTCGTTGCTCACCCGCGCACTGGAGGAGTCAGAGGTCGCCGTCCTCTTGGACGCATGTGTCCGCCTGGTGGTAATGAACACCCTCAGGGCGGTTCCCATATACCTCGGAGCCATGACCCTCGCGGACGTGATGAGGAGAGGGCAAAGGGGCGCGGGCCAGACGGGCGGCGCCGGCGCCCAGAGCGAGCGGAAGGCCGTCGTCATCAAGCGGGTCTGGGGGACATTCGGCTACATCCTTGTTCCGGTGTGCGTGGTCCCGCTGGTTTATTGGTTGATACAGCAGATCTACGGCATAACCTACGATTTCCGAATGCCAGCCGTCCTGAGCATACTCGCCGTGGTTGCGACGCTCGGAATAAGCGGGACCCGGGTGACGCGCAGTCGCTGGGAAGCAGTGGTGATAGTCACGGAGCTCTTGTTCGGGTTTCAGTGGCTCGACATCGTGCCGTTTCTGACAGGGCTTGGCTTCGGGCACGGCGAGCTCTCGTGGGATGTCAAGGCAGCGGCGGAGGTCCTTGGTGCTGCTCCGCTCCTCAACACGTTTGCGCTCATCATCGCCTCCGCATTCATAGCCAACGGCGTCATCACCGCGAAGTTCATGGTGGACTATCATGAGCTTTTGAGGCTGTCCGAAGTGGAGCGGGCGAGGTCGGTTGAGATCGAGCGCATGAAGAGCGAGGCGGCGCTCGCGAGGAATTACCGTGAGATGCACGCGCTGATGCATGACCTCCGCACGCCACTCACGACGATCCAGGGCCTGGCATCTGCGATGGCGGACTTTCCTAGTGGCAGCCCTGTGGTAGGCCGCCACGCACGACAGATATCCCTCGCTGCAGACCGCATGGACATGATGATAAGGGAGCTTATGAGCGGCGGCTTCATGAGAAGGCTCTCGGGGCGTGAGGTGGCTGACCGCCTCGCGGCGCACCTTCCTGAGGAGAAAACGGGCGGCAGGGTTAGAATTGAGGTCGGCGAAGCCCTGCCCGATGTCATGGCGAACGAGGTGCGCCTCGTCCGGGCGCTCACGAACCTGACCGACAACGCGATCGATGCCGGGGCGAAGAGCGTTACGGTGCGTTTCGACCGGTGCGGCGACGACCTGTCCATAATCGTGACGGACGACGGGGAGGGCATGAGCGCTGATGTACTTGAACGATGCTTTGAAGAAGGTTATTCTACCAAGGGCAGCACGGGGATGGGGCTTGCCTTTGTCAGGCAGGTCGTGACAGAGCACGGCGGAGCCGTGACGATAGACAGCTCGGAAGGGTTGGGGACCCGCTGCCGTATCGTGCTGCCTGGCGCCGATCCTGCGATGGCGCATGAAAGCCAACTGGTGGAGTGTGACGCGGGATGCCCGCAGGCCCGAGGATCCTAG
- a CDS encoding succinylglutamate desuccinylase, with protein sequence MCALLAVALSASWFTSVGAEDLEVYPSPYVSRVTWLSEYNPNLAGTAGDTKVLMYEGDEPGGTLLVVGGTHGDEAAGPVAALVFAENAHVKRGRLIVIPYVNASGFTHNLPQEAHPREYRIPTPNGDRIMPYGARLSNPVHQWPDPTVYVEPIMRQKLAGSESRNLNRAYPGREKGPLTSMIAYAVMELIRRENVDVAIDMHESSPEYPTNNTIVAHDRAMDIAVMASMNLESQGIEINIEQSPQNLRGLSHREWGDHTNAYAFLLECPNPAQGRLRGRTNAQLVVSGKDPMYAKAAGSGRLYVPYSEEGISLSVRAGRHVASVMAISAAFSMVNPDREIAIEGIPSYAEIVNNGVGQYLAASKGQRPATRDVAEGTRP encoded by the coding sequence ATGTGTGCCCTTCTTGCCGTGGCCCTCTCGGCCTCGTGGTTCACCTCCGTGGGCGCCGAAGACCTCGAAGTGTACCCTTCGCCGTATGTCTCGCGGGTCACGTGGCTTTCCGAGTACAACCCGAACCTTGCGGGAACCGCCGGTGACACGAAGGTGCTCATGTACGAAGGGGACGAACCCGGAGGAACGCTCCTTGTCGTCGGTGGCACTCACGGCGACGAGGCTGCGGGCCCGGTGGCGGCCCTTGTGTTTGCCGAAAACGCCCATGTGAAGCGCGGTCGTCTCATAGTCATACCCTACGTCAATGCTTCGGGGTTTACCCATAATCTGCCGCAAGAGGCCCATCCACGGGAGTACCGCATCCCAACCCCGAATGGTGACCGCATCATGCCCTACGGAGCCAGGCTGTCGAACCCGGTACACCAATGGCCGGATCCCACCGTCTACGTTGAGCCCATCATGAGGCAAAAGCTTGCCGGCTCTGAATCCAGGAACCTCAACAGGGCATATCCTGGCCGCGAGAAGGGCCCCCTCACCTCCATGATTGCCTATGCGGTGATGGAGCTCATCCGGCGGGAGAACGTGGACGTGGCAATCGACATGCACGAGTCGTCCCCGGAATACCCGACCAACAACACCATCGTGGCTCACGACCGGGCCATGGACATAGCGGTCATGGCCAGCATGAACCTGGAATCGCAGGGAATCGAGATAAACATCGAGCAGTCGCCGCAAAACCTTCGGGGACTCAGCCACCGCGAGTGGGGAGACCATACGAACGCGTACGCGTTTTTGCTGGAGTGCCCAAATCCGGCTCAGGGAAGACTTCGCGGCCGCACCAATGCGCAGCTCGTCGTCTCCGGCAAGGACCCGATGTACGCGAAAGCGGCCGGGAGCGGCAGGCTTTATGTTCCCTATTCCGAAGAGGGGATCTCCCTTTCCGTTAGGGCCGGGCGGCATGTGGCGTCCGTGATGGCGATAAGCGCGGCATTCTCCATGGTGAATCCGGACCGGGAGATCGCCATAGAGGGCATTCCCAGCTATGCCGAGATAGTGAACAACGGTGTCGGCCAGTATCTGGCAGCCTCCAAAGGGCAGCGTCCGGCGACCCGCGATGTCGCGGAGGGGACGCGGCCGTAG
- the ggt gene encoding gamma-glutamyltransferase has protein sequence MARRVTRRFALVLTVLMLLGLLVAQAGQAASTTATVLKEVRAQNGMVAAASPIAAQVGVDILKAGGNAVDAAVATAFAIGIVEPNATGIGGEGMMVIYLAKEDKAIAIDYRSTAPKLAAEKFAKSRMPSTGWQSVATPGVVAGLSEALEKYGTMSLEQVLAPSIKLAEEGFPLSETVAQVVEDNYEKILADPGLSRVFLDNQLPPAPGFIVKNPELAETLRKIAAGGPDVFYRGEVADAIDKAMRENGGLLTKEDLAAYKPVTRWPARGNYRGYDLISAPPPVGGATVIEAMNILENFDLSSMPYTSVQSIHVISEALKRAFMDNRVYVGDPDFSFVPLQEMLSKDYARLRASEIRMDRMTPAKEIKPGEFEEAAEILAPTGTEGKYESPSTTHISVADKDGNMVALTQTISSFFGAGVMVPGTGIILNNEVYNFSTDPTSPNCIAPGKRMRTTISPTIVLKDGKPLLTIGTPGAGRIISTMTTLLVNIIDHNMSLQEAIEAPRFYVRDGSDSFECESRVPAEVLEGLKNLGYPIDDSSIKADYDLYFGGAQGVMIDYTTGEFVGAADPRRDGAAIGY, from the coding sequence ATGGCAAGACGGGTCACGAGACGCTTCGCGCTTGTATTGACGGTCCTGATGCTCCTGGGTCTCCTTGTAGCACAGGCCGGTCAGGCGGCCTCGACCACCGCCACCGTGCTCAAGGAAGTCCGGGCCCAAAACGGTATGGTGGCGGCGGCGAGTCCGATAGCGGCCCAGGTCGGCGTGGACATCCTAAAGGCCGGCGGCAACGCGGTTGACGCTGCGGTCGCGACAGCGTTTGCCATCGGTATCGTGGAGCCCAACGCCACCGGAATCGGCGGCGAAGGCATGATGGTCATATACCTTGCCAAAGAGGACAAAGCGATCGCCATCGATTACCGTTCCACGGCTCCGAAACTTGCGGCCGAGAAGTTCGCCAAGTCCAGAATGCCGTCGACTGGCTGGCAATCCGTGGCTACGCCCGGCGTTGTGGCGGGCCTTAGCGAGGCCTTGGAGAAGTACGGCACAATGAGCCTTGAGCAAGTCCTCGCTCCTTCCATAAAGCTTGCCGAGGAAGGGTTCCCGCTCAGCGAGACAGTTGCCCAGGTGGTTGAGGACAACTATGAGAAGATCCTAGCCGATCCGGGGCTTTCGAGAGTGTTCCTTGACAACCAGCTCCCGCCCGCCCCTGGGTTCATCGTGAAGAATCCCGAGCTCGCCGAGACTTTGCGGAAGATCGCGGCGGGCGGACCTGACGTCTTCTACCGCGGAGAGGTGGCCGACGCTATCGACAAGGCCATGAGGGAGAACGGCGGGCTTCTCACCAAAGAGGACCTTGCCGCCTATAAGCCTGTGACGAGATGGCCCGCGCGAGGGAACTACCGTGGCTACGATCTCATATCCGCTCCGCCGCCCGTGGGAGGCGCGACCGTAATAGAGGCTATGAACATCCTCGAGAACTTCGACCTCTCCTCTATGCCTTATACCAGCGTGCAAAGCATCCATGTGATCTCCGAGGCGCTCAAGCGTGCCTTCATGGATAACAGGGTGTATGTCGGAGACCCGGATTTCAGCTTCGTGCCGCTCCAGGAGATGCTCTCCAAGGACTACGCGAGGCTCCGCGCATCTGAGATCAGGATGGATCGGATGACTCCGGCGAAGGAGATCAAGCCCGGCGAGTTCGAGGAGGCGGCCGAGATCCTGGCCCCGACGGGCACGGAAGGGAAGTACGAGTCGCCCAGCACAACCCACATCTCCGTCGCTGACAAGGACGGCAACATGGTCGCTCTCACTCAGACCATAAGCTCCTTCTTCGGCGCGGGGGTGATGGTCCCTGGCACCGGCATCATCCTCAATAACGAGGTGTACAACTTCTCGACCGACCCGACTAGCCCCAACTGCATCGCACCTGGCAAGAGGATGAGGACGACGATCTCGCCGACCATCGTGTTAAAGGATGGAAAGCCCTTGCTCACAATCGGGACGCCTGGTGCCGGTCGCATAATCAGCACCATGACGACCCTGCTTGTGAACATCATCGACCACAATATGAGCCTCCAGGAGGCGATCGAGGCCCCGAGGTTCTATGTGCGGGACGGCAGCGACAGCTTCGAGTGCGAATCGAGGGTGCCCGCTGAGGTCCTTGAAGGCCTAAAGAATCTCGGGTATCCCATCGATGACTCTTCGATCAAGGCTGACTATGATCTCTACTTCGGTGGTGCCCAGGGCGTGATGATCGACTACACGACCGGCGAGTTTGTCGGAGCTGCGGACCCGCGCCGCGACGGTGCCGCGATCGGATACTGA
- a CDS encoding methylaspartate mutase subunit E, which produces MDVVVNERLDPEVFRMQRSEVLSSWPTGQEVDLEEAFEFHRSLPKSKVFTQKLRESEEKGITLVQPRAGVAVLEKHIELLTYLQDEGEADLLPTTIDSYTRQNRYDEAQEGLEESKRSGRSMLNGFPAVNYGVAACRRIVDALKVPVQVRHGTPDARLLAEITLGAGFTSFEGGGISYNVPYAKDVPISLSIAHWQYVDRLCGLYEEAGAPINREPFGPLTGTLVPPAISHAVGIIEALLAAEQGVKSITVGYGQLGNLIQDVAAVQTLRTLTREYLDRFGYGDVHLTTVFHQWMGGFPQDEARAFGVIAWGAAAAALSHATKVITKSPHEAIGIPTKEANAAGLRTSKQVIAMLRDQRLPESEELVTERDMIVRLTRAIIERTLEMGDGDIARGTVKAFEAGTIDVPFAPSRYNLGKVMPVRDDSGAVRFLDFGNLPVPSEVREFNDAALARRGKHEGRDPGFQMVVDDIYAIGKGMLVGRPRR; this is translated from the coding sequence GTGGACGTAGTAGTAAATGAACGGCTTGATCCTGAGGTCTTTCGTATGCAGCGCTCTGAGGTCCTAAGCTCCTGGCCTACCGGGCAGGAAGTGGACCTTGAAGAGGCTTTTGAATTCCACAGGTCGCTACCTAAATCCAAGGTCTTCACTCAGAAACTCCGCGAAAGCGAAGAGAAAGGCATCACCCTCGTGCAGCCCAGGGCGGGTGTGGCCGTCCTAGAGAAACACATCGAGCTCCTCACGTATCTTCAAGACGAGGGCGAGGCGGATCTCCTTCCAACCACCATCGACAGCTACACAAGACAAAACAGGTACGATGAGGCCCAAGAGGGGCTCGAAGAGAGCAAGCGTTCCGGGCGGTCCATGCTGAACGGTTTCCCAGCGGTCAACTATGGCGTCGCAGCTTGCCGCCGCATAGTCGATGCCTTGAAGGTGCCGGTTCAGGTCAGGCACGGCACGCCGGACGCGAGGCTGCTGGCGGAGATCACTCTGGGGGCAGGGTTCACGTCCTTTGAAGGCGGGGGAATATCCTACAACGTTCCATACGCCAAGGACGTGCCCATTTCGCTCAGCATCGCTCACTGGCAGTACGTCGACAGGCTGTGCGGGCTGTACGAAGAGGCGGGAGCTCCGATAAACCGTGAGCCTTTCGGCCCGCTCACCGGGACCTTGGTCCCGCCTGCGATCTCCCATGCCGTCGGCATCATCGAGGCGCTCCTCGCGGCTGAGCAGGGGGTGAAGAGCATAACGGTGGGCTACGGCCAGCTCGGCAACTTGATTCAAGATGTGGCTGCGGTGCAAACGTTGCGCACCCTCACCAGGGAGTACCTCGATAGGTTCGGCTACGGCGATGTTCACCTGACCACGGTATTCCATCAATGGATGGGTGGGTTCCCCCAGGACGAGGCAAGGGCGTTCGGCGTCATCGCCTGGGGTGCGGCCGCGGCCGCGCTTTCGCATGCCACCAAGGTCATCACCAAGTCGCCGCACGAGGCAATAGGCATTCCTACCAAAGAAGCCAACGCGGCGGGGCTCAGGACGAGCAAACAGGTGATAGCCATGCTGCGCGATCAACGACTGCCTGAAAGCGAGGAGCTTGTCACTGAGCGCGACATGATCGTGAGGTTGACCCGCGCGATTATCGAGAGGACCCTCGAGATGGGAGACGGAGACATAGCTCGGGGAACAGTGAAGGCTTTCGAGGCCGGAACGATCGACGTGCCGTTCGCCCCTAGCAGGTATAATCTGGGCAAGGTGATGCCGGTCAGGGATGACAGCGGTGCAGTCCGGTTCCTCGATTTCGGGAATCTCCCGGTTCCGAGCGAGGTCAGAGAGTTCAACGATGCAGCGCTGGCGAGGCGCGGGAAGCACGAGGGGCGCGACCCAGGATTCCAGATGGTGGTCGACGATATCTACGCTATCGGAAAAGGCATGCTTGTCGGAAGACCGCGGCGCTAG
- a CDS encoding glycoside hydrolase family 5 protein has product MFMRDLTKKDGFVVFALAMAAVAACAFGLCSDRSSATAGPQPGLPAVITSAGQSPDGLVIKVLLTDKQRGPLADYKALAKPEDIAGAKTLIVAVGVSSKGLGSAGVNVDQEIARVKSLLETAKKNGMYVILVHMGGTARRGAKSDEIAQLVAGYAHKIIVLAAGNDDGFFDKLGQQHNIPVSVVQDRTAAGAELLSMLSAK; this is encoded by the coding sequence ATGTTCATGAGAGATTTGACTAAGAAGGATGGTTTCGTGGTGTTTGCTCTCGCCATGGCGGCGGTCGCTGCTTGCGCGTTCGGGTTGTGCTCCGATCGGTCGTCTGCCACTGCGGGCCCCCAGCCCGGCCTTCCCGCGGTCATTACCTCGGCTGGACAGAGCCCGGACGGTCTCGTGATCAAGGTGCTTCTCACCGACAAGCAGCGCGGGCCGCTCGCTGATTACAAGGCGCTTGCCAAGCCCGAGGACATAGCTGGCGCAAAGACTCTCATCGTCGCTGTGGGCGTGAGCTCAAAAGGCCTGGGTTCCGCAGGCGTGAACGTAGATCAGGAGATCGCTAGGGTCAAGTCGCTTCTCGAGACGGCAAAGAAGAATGGAATGTACGTGATCCTCGTCCACATGGGCGGAACCGCTCGCCGCGGCGCCAAGTCCGACGAGATAGCCCAGCTTGTTGCCGGTTATGCCCACAAGATCATCGTGCTTGCCGCCGGGAACGACGACGGCTTCTTCGACAAGCTCGGGCAGCAGCACAACATCCCGGTGTCCGTAGTGCAGGACCGGACCGCCGCCGGGGCAGAGCTCCTGAGCATGCTTTCGGCCAAGTAA
- a CDS encoding TRAP transporter large permease subunit, with protein sequence MGPETLTFIIMIATFLVLGTALRLPAALATAGAALVGLVACGEAASLHHLVEGAFGYLDVIIVMATAMVFMKALEDAGILEEISTQMVRRFATRRVPLALASMILVMLPGMLTGSSTAAALTTGRFVLPVLVESGFPPVRAGAFVALGCLLGMIAPPVNIPAMIIGSGIDMPYVGFDLPLLVMVVPLAIAATLWASAVPAGQGGDRGSRGQGGTGSRCVTGCGGDARPRRRGTDRREGSRGQRCGQALRGGLVYLPLAVVLGLMIVVRVSNGRIPDPGLPFIFAAGTLVTLFCGKRFSLWKSVVEGVGLALPVMGILVGAGMFVQVMTLSGARGLLVTGSLDIPGRFLPLVAAVVVPAFGAVSAYASASVMGIPLVLAIASGNEIVTAAGLSLLAGIGDLLPPIAVVPTLVSQAAGKGARLRSSIIAESIGPVVVCIAWSVAVAWLWPLVAKVL encoded by the coding sequence GTGGGTCCAGAAACACTGACCTTCATTATCATGATCGCCACGTTCCTCGTGTTGGGCACCGCCCTGAGGCTCCCTGCGGCGCTAGCCACAGCGGGTGCCGCTCTGGTGGGCCTTGTGGCGTGCGGCGAGGCGGCCTCGCTGCACCACCTTGTGGAGGGCGCGTTCGGGTATCTTGACGTCATAATCGTGATGGCGACCGCTATGGTGTTCATGAAGGCTCTCGAGGACGCCGGCATACTCGAGGAAATCTCCACGCAGATGGTGCGGAGGTTTGCCACGAGGCGTGTGCCGCTTGCGTTGGCCTCGATGATCCTCGTGATGCTGCCAGGCATGCTCACCGGTTCTTCTACGGCTGCGGCACTCACGACGGGGCGGTTCGTGCTTCCCGTTCTAGTGGAGTCCGGTTTCCCGCCGGTCAGGGCGGGCGCGTTCGTGGCTCTGGGCTGCCTGCTCGGGATGATAGCGCCGCCAGTGAACATCCCCGCGATGATCATAGGTTCCGGGATTGACATGCCTTACGTGGGATTCGACCTTCCTCTATTGGTGATGGTCGTGCCGCTTGCCATCGCGGCGACGCTTTGGGCGAGCGCGGTCCCGGCAGGTCAAGGTGGTGATCGCGGCAGTCGTGGTCAGGGCGGCACCGGCTCTCGCTGCGTCACGGGATGTGGCGGCGATGCGCGCCCTCGCCGCCGCGGAACGGACCGCCGGGAGGGGTCGCGAGGGCAGAGATGCGGTCAGGCTCTGAGGGGCGGGCTCGTGTACCTTCCGCTTGCCGTGGTGCTGGGACTCATGATAGTGGTCCGTGTTTCGAACGGCAGGATACCTGATCCTGGCCTGCCATTCATCTTTGCCGCGGGGACCCTCGTCACTCTCTTCTGCGGGAAGCGGTTCTCCCTCTGGAAGAGCGTAGTGGAGGGAGTAGGTCTCGCGCTGCCGGTCATGGGGATCTTGGTGGGAGCAGGGATGTTCGTGCAGGTGATGACGCTTTCGGGCGCCCGCGGCCTTTTGGTCACAGGTTCCCTGGACATCCCCGGGCGGTTCCTCCCGCTCGTTGCAGCCGTTGTGGTGCCCGCGTTCGGGGCGGTCTCCGCTTACGCGTCCGCCTCTGTGATGGGCATTCCGCTCGTGCTCGCCATAGCTTCGGGCAATGAGATAGTAACGGCCGCGGGGCTCTCGCTCCTGGCCGGGATAGGCGATCTCCTGCCACCCATCGCGGTGGTGCCCACCTTGGTGAGCCAGGCGGCAGGTAAGGGCGCCCGGCTTCGATCGAGTATAATAGCAGAGTCCATAGGTCCCGTGGTGGTATGTATCGCGTGGTCGGTTGCGGTGGCCTGGCTGTGGCCGCTGGTGGCGAAGGTTCTCTGA
- a CDS encoding response regulator encodes MPAGPRILAVDDDEGILYTLRAIAEVAGWEATTASKPGDAVGLLDAGARFDVIVVDYHMPDMDGVALVRAIRQRDPSVPVVVLTVDERLALAERFREAGADDFAVKPIKAADFISRIRVHLTPVKRTAYAPHSQGGDASRGRSGSESGSRSASANGSASASASGSAGASGGGSVSGRGSGGAGSGGPGGPQGPGGHRAEHASTRQELPKGLSVQTMELVLKALRDVPHGRWVGADAIATRAGIAYQTVWRYLEALEREGRVEVSLDYGTRGRPPKRYRLRPGP; translated from the coding sequence ATGCCCGCAGGCCCGAGGATCCTAGCTGTGGATGATGACGAGGGAATCCTTTACACCCTCAGGGCCATCGCTGAGGTTGCGGGATGGGAGGCTACAACCGCCTCAAAGCCTGGGGACGCTGTGGGTCTTCTAGACGCCGGCGCGAGGTTCGACGTGATCGTCGTAGATTATCACATGCCCGATATGGACGGGGTGGCTCTCGTGAGAGCCATCAGGCAGCGCGATCCGTCAGTACCGGTGGTGGTTTTGACGGTGGACGAACGTCTTGCGCTTGCTGAAAGGTTCCGGGAGGCCGGTGCCGACGACTTTGCGGTGAAGCCCATCAAGGCAGCAGACTTTATCTCCAGGATCAGGGTACACCTGACGCCGGTGAAAAGGACCGCCTACGCACCTCACTCGCAAGGCGGCGATGCCAGCAGAGGCCGGAGCGGGAGCGAGAGCGGGAGCCGCAGCGCGAGTGCAAACGGGAGCGCAAGTGCAAGTGCCAGCGGGAGTGCCGGTGCGAGCGGGGGCGGGAGCGTGAGCGGAAGAGGGAGCGGCGGTGCGGGCAGCGGCGGCCCGGGTGGTCCGCAGGGGCCCGGCGGGCACCGCGCCGAGCATGCGTCGACGAGACAGGAGCTTCCCAAAGGCCTCTCCGTCCAGACCATGGAACTGGTGCTGAAAGCCTTGCGGGATGTGCCGCACGGGCGCTGGGTTGGGGCGGACGCCATTGCCACCCGTGCCGGCATAGCCTACCAGACTGTATGGAGGTATCTCGAAGCCCTCGAGAGGGAGGGCAGGGTGGAGGTGTCGCTTGACTACGGAACGAGGGGGCGACCGCCGAAACGATACCGGCTCAGGCCGGGCCCCTAA
- a CDS encoding methylaspartate mutase subunit S, giving the protein MSDVKTVVIGVIGADVHAVGNKIMERILRDAGFKVVNVGVMASQDEFVHAAIETDASAIIVSSLYGHGELDCRGLREKCIEAGIGNILLYVGGNIVVGKQDFEEVKQRFLNMGFNRVYPPGTQVDEAIEDLRNDLGITATDRK; this is encoded by the coding sequence TTGTCTGATGTCAAGACAGTGGTGATCGGAGTCATCGGTGCCGACGTTCACGCAGTGGGAAACAAGATCATGGAGCGCATCCTCAGGGACGCCGGTTTCAAGGTGGTTAACGTCGGGGTGATGGCATCTCAAGACGAATTCGTACACGCGGCCATTGAGACGGACGCATCCGCGATAATCGTGTCATCTCTCTACGGCCATGGCGAGCTTGATTGCAGGGGGTTGCGCGAGAAGTGCATCGAGGCTGGCATCGGCAACATCCTCCTTTATGTCGGGGGGAATATCGTCGTTGGCAAGCAGGATTTCGAGGAAGTGAAACAAAGGTTCTTGAATATGGGATTCAACAGGGTATACCCACCTGGGACCCAAGTCGATGAGGCGATAGAGGATCTCAGAAACGATCTCGGGATCACAGCGACAGACCGGAAATAG